The nucleotide window aaaaaaatgaactgaaattcgaattgtgattataaaagttaaatatcactatgttaaaattattgagattaatcgggtcaaattgggcgggtcaagacccaacccattttttagcccatttgagcccaaagtaaacttgggcgggtcaagacccaacccatttcaacccattttaatatctccaatttcaactcaACCTGCCCATTTGATACCCCTAGGTATAAATATGTTGAGGTTCATGGAAGTTTTCGGTTGACTTTTTGTTCTTGCAAGTTGGCATGCCATCAATCATTTTGGTACGTAGTGCTAGTCGACTATTTGTTCATATCAGACTTTGGAGTCTTGATTATTGCAGCGTTTCAATATTATACTCTCAcgattttaaaaagaataatctaatttaatttggaattaggtttaagaaaataaaaaaatatttttaatgttatgCTCCTTAATTAAAGTTCtgtcaaatatatcaaaaatgtcctttaatcttcTGGATTTAATTATGTCAcagaaaaagttgaaattaaagtttTGCCCAAAATGGAAAGAGATTGTTCTTAATGAatagtcattcttttttaaatgaagGCAGTGATTAACTTGTCAGAGGCacaatcatatatttatttgattatcaTTCTCGATCAAGTTGTCTTTCTCGTGTTACCATACTTCTCAAGGTGGATGTAATCAGATTTCATATAAGATTTATGGAAAAGGATCAAAAACATCTTTGAACTATgtgaaattgaacaaaatgtCCTCAATCGATAGTCTAGTCTAAAAAGGCTCTTGTCGTCACTAGTTTGGTTAAAAAGATATTCCTATTATTACTTAAAGAgttaaaaatgtcctttttcaaataaatataatatttcttttttttttaaacacgtttttttttctaataatatatatttttattaggaaatgtttatcctacttcaattcaacaaagattaagaaaatacaaatatttctattttatcaaaaaagaaattatctaTACCAAAATGAAATTATGATGGGTTGGGGTTATTATGATCTTATATATTTGAGTAATTTGACCTATATTGTCTGTTAAAAAGGTACATatagttattttatattaattgatgaattaagaagaaaaaaagattatttaagATTATTTTCTACTTATTTTGTAGAGAaagtgattttaaaataaaagaaacaagacaagagggagttgctcggatggtaagcacccctcactttcaatttgaaggttgcgagttcgagtcaccaagggagcaaaagggtgggagctcctaggggaGGGTAAGAAAAAACAAGACTGAGgttctttaaatttaatatttttattaaaaataaaatgtgattaaaagaaaaataatagtaatatattcATTAGAAAGGAGCATTTTTTAACCATTAAGTAACAATAGGGACATTTTTGGAGCTAATTATTGACGATAAGGGTATTTTTACACCAATAACTGAATGCGTTTTTGTTCAGTTTTGCATAATTCAAGGCACTTTACCCCTTTTTCATacactttattttattctttgagacgaacaaaaaaaaataatctccaAGGCACGTCTTTCCACTTTTTGCTAGAGACCCTTTAATGGATTCTGAATCTTTATCTAGATCATACATATGTATGTATACACAGGCACATTGGAGAGTTCATATAATAAGTACTTTTTGAGGCTAGGGATCCTTCGAGTTTAACCCCTAATTTTATCCCTTCTACCAACAActtaactagtaaaattacccgcgcTTCGCACAAGAATTTAACATcacagaatttataaaataatacttaaaatctatcagtcattaaaactaaaatactatattatcttacatacaaggttacgtagtaacaaacattaataatgtaaaggaaaataaatattataacatcttataatttatcattaataatataagtataaattaatgactgtaaaatacataccaggatctgtaacaagCAATGGTGGCAATGAGTCACTCAATAGGAGCAAAGTATATACGAATATtcaattgtgcagaagaagaagaggaggttcaaaattttctctatttatagataacaatgtttattgtgccttatcggaaatgttacaactatttggaaaagtgcaacccttcaaaaagttcacaacatttcataaaagtcacaacttttcataaagtcgcaactcttcatcaaAGTCTCAACTTttgataaaagtcacaacttttgataaaagtcgcaactcttcattaaaatcgtaacttttcataaaagtcaaaaattttcataaaagtcacaatttttcatgaaaagggaaggctagttttggaaataaataagttaaaagggaatcctggtttgtggtggcgccatgtaagcgggcctagggttctcttAATCGActgttataagaaaaaaatgtaagggtttttttttattgtaccaTCAATAATTCCAGTAGAGAAAACTTGcttgaatactcaattaacgtttgttatttaatatgtactaacaaatacttataacaataatattgcagaaacataaacatcaaaatttaaagtatgtactcaaaaataacaattactaATATAAGCATAAATCAATGACTGTAAAAACACACAAGAGTctataacaatagaatgaaacagaatgGAAAAAAATCGAGTCCACTTAATGCAcaatgtccccttaaggaaattattccctcCTAGTATCCGAgatttaaaggaatagatcctctTAGGAAAGAATGATTCTATTCACcggtgtattgatacaaaaaaatggtgtcagtgagttattcaacaggagcaaagtacacaattatttaattgtccagaagaagaagaagttcaaaattttcgttgttttaaaatgagaggaaattcctctatttatagacagcaaagggtagtgtgaacaaatgcttattgtgtcttatcggaaaggtcacaacctttcataaaagtcacaacttttcataaaagtcgcaactcttcataaaagtcacaattcttcataaaagtcgcaactcttcatgaaagtggaaggctagttttgaaaataaaataaattaaaagggaatcctggTTTGTGAAGGCTCCATGTAGGCGGGTCTaggattttcttttatatatatatatatatatatgattaattgtGTTATAGGGCAAGTGATCAATTTATTAGTCTGACTCAGTGGCGGATCTACGCAGAGGTgtgggggtgccacgccacccccgaacttcgacggaaactctatatatgcataggtatatatatatataatatttatataaatataaagcgtgCCACCCACAGAACAAAACTATCTTGTGGTGCCATGGTAGGAGGGCAACTTTAGAAGGCTGATGTTGTGGGTTCAAATCCCAtttgtaccttttttttttgagaaatttgttgcagacgttttttaagaaaaaaaaaaaaggctccaATCAcgtttttttaaggaaaaacagctggcacaatttatttttttattttttttataattgttattgacttaaattaaattaattatattattactcctttgacttttcttttatttgattaaatactcaataaaagtgtaatatcttattatttacattttattgattgatttatgatacATATcgaaaagacaaataatttaatcaaatataaaattaatttaatcgataagtctatttggcacccacggactctaaatcctggatccgccactggtCTGACTCCCAGTTGTTGCGCACGAATCACTGTTGGAATActgtcttaaattaaagatacaCAGAGGTGAAGCTTTCAAAATGGTGCATAATTAAGTTGTGAAATTAATCTTATTATTCTATGCGGAAATTTAAACAGTTGTAATAGATATAGTAAGATGGAGAAACATATCCAGCAACGATATTAGACACACGAGATcgataaaacataaataatatgaCATGCAAATTATGATCAAGCATTTATATTTTGCAGAAATTACATGAATAATATCAAAGTGGATGCATTATCACTCATAAGATGTTGACATTAATATATAGTCAATAGTAAATGTATGTTCGTGTTGGCCTGCTCGAATTCATCATTTCTTCTCCTAATCGTGTTGCCATCCGACTAGCAAGttgatattcaaaaaaattatcactaATCTCATTAACTGAATTTATCATTTCCAGTGCTGAATTTGCATTTGGATTAATTGATCGGCTTCCTACGTAAACATTAAGTTGGTGCGCCACGAAATCACAATCAGCACAATAGTACAACCAATTGTCCTTGTTCATTACTGCATCGCAGACGTCACAAACGTATTTGATATGATCCTTATCTTGGTAAGGAGAACCGAATATGAGCTCCAATTGATGTGGGTGTTTGTCGATGAGTAATGAACTCGGACAAGAGGCACATTGCACATGGATATCAAACTGGCAACGGGGACAGCTAAAGCTGAATCCGTTGCCAGAAGATCCACAGGAGTTGCAAAGAAAGGAACGAGTCGGGTAAGTTGGAACTGGGAGAAGGGTTAAAGGGTGTGAAGGATGAGATGAGTGATCGAGAAATCGCGGAGCGTTGAGGCAGTTTTCGTGGAGGAAATATTGGCAACTGTTGCTGCCATAAAAAGgcttgttattattgttttgttgcTCACAAGCATTGCAAGTGAGAGTATGCACAGTTGGATTAACAAGTTTCAAGATGTGGGGGTGGCTGAAATGTACTTGATTATCTTGAAACGATGTCGTTCCTTGGGTCGACGATGTCATATCGGTACGGTTTTTTCTTCCCATTGATTTTACTTGTATTTTTGTTAGATAGTGCGAGTAAATTAAGTGAGTTACAGTAATATTTGTAATTGTATTTATAGCTACTTAATGATGATAGAAATAGCAAGGGATAAGTTAATAACATAGGAATTCAACTTTCTTAGGTTCATGGAAGTTACGATTACGAATGACTTTCAATTTGCTCTAATCAATTAGTTGGCATTTTTAATTTAGATATGCATCAATATTTTGGACGTTGAAGTTTTTGTTACTGCAGCATTGAAAACTAACTCGTCAAAGGAGCAGAcatttgaattcattatttCTTATGTACACATTAcaaactaatgaaaaaataaaaccaatTTCCGTTTTTCTGCCCATCGAATTATCTCCTTTATGCATTTAGCTTTTCCTGATTTCATCTATACATTTAAGCAAAATTGCACGTTTCACCCTGGTATTATAGGGCTAGTGCATTTTTAGTACTAGTCTTAATTTTTGTGCACAA belongs to Solanum stenotomum isolate F172 chromosome 1, ASM1918654v1, whole genome shotgun sequence and includes:
- the LOC125863374 gene encoding uncharacterized protein LOC125863374: MTSSTQGTTSFQDNQVHFSHPHILKLVNPTVHTLTCNACEQQNNNNKPFYGSNSCQYFLHENCLNAPRFLDHSSHPSHPLTLLPVPTYPTRSFLCNSCGSSGNGFSFSCPRCQFDIHVQCASCPSSLLIDKHPHQLELIFGSPYQDKDHIKYVCDVCDAVMNKDNWLYYCADCDFVAHQLNVYVGSRSINPNANSALEMINSVNEISDNFFEYQLASRMATRLGEEMMNSSRPTRTYIYY